From Juglans regia cultivar Chandler chromosome 6, Walnut 2.0, whole genome shotgun sequence, the proteins below share one genomic window:
- the LOC109019174 gene encoding zinc finger CCCH domain-containing protein 16 isoform X1, whose translation MSFKKEPCRNFQRGHCRFGEACRYLHVTQQQPKSNVFGFGTQTGLSQQKKSNPLGFGTQTGSHQQQKSNPFGFGVQSSSHPKAGTDFVSKQNQSKLFQNTWTRSTSTPTGVAPQKSDNETQAANHKCTDPEACRRQIVEDFESERPLWKLTCYGHSKNAPCDIVGDISYEELRAAAYDDAKRGLDFQSIVERERNLLSSKLVEFDNLLRKPYAVLPGRSSSQTPFSGARPNSFPLTAQNSPPPLVSSFNQLGASQNLGLGIRPFTPSNNAFVQLNANPYSSQASNTFGTNNMPHRSEGAFNGQIPAQTRGSSFTSNIAGFNNGDDINAGSISPAAPAQISNSSSNHSPVVPNGPNFSAGEPANTDVQFMNNLQTEDVSGNLSVWLKERWNPGEIPEEAPPDAFV comes from the exons ATGTCGTTTAAGAAAGAACCCTGCAGAAACTTTCAGCGTGGTCA tTGTCGATTTGGCGAAGCGTGTAGATATCTTCATGTGACTCAGCAACAGCCGAAATCTAATGTCTTTGGATTTGGGACCCAAACTGGTTTAAGTCAACAGAAAAAGTCAAATCCTTTAGGATTTGGGACTCAAACGGGCTCTCACCAACAGCAGAAGTCCAATCCTTTTGGCTTTGGTGTTCAGAGCAGTTCTCACCCAAAAGCGGGTACAGattttgtatccaaacagaATCAATCCAAG CTTTTTCAAAATACATGGACTCGTTCCACCTCCACACCTACTGGTGTTGCCCCACAGAAATCTGATAATGAGACTCAAGCAGCAAATCATAA GTGCACTGACCCTGAGGCTTGCAGACGCCAAATTGTAGAAGATTTTGAGTCTGAAAGACCACTTTGGAAGCTAACATGCTATGGTCATTCGAAAAA TGCACCTTGTGACATTGTTGGTGATATTAGCTATGAAGAATTGCGGGCAGCAGCATACGATGATGCTAAGCGTGGGTTGGATTTTCAGTCAATA gttgagagagagaggaacttACTCAGTTCCAAGTTAGTCGAGTTTGATAACCTCCTCCGTAAGCCATATGCAGTTCTACCAGGCCGTTCTTCTAGCCAAACCCCTTTTTCTGGTGCCAGACCCAATTCGTTTCCACTGACTGCTCAAAATAGTCCCCCTCCTTTGGTCTCGAGCTTTAATCAACTAGGTGCATCACAAAATTTGGGTCTCGGAATTAG GCCCTTTACACCATCTAACAATGCTTTTGTGCAACTAAATGCAAACCCATATTCTAGCCAGGCATCAAATACATTTGGAACAAACAATATGCCACATAGAAGTGAAG GTGCATTTAATGGCCAAATTCCTGCCCAGACACGTGGAAGTTCCTTTACATCTAATATAGCAGGCTTCAACAACGGTGATGACATAAATGCTGGAAGTATATCTCCAGCAGCACCTgctcaaatttcaaattcaagcAGTAACCACTCACCTGTCGTTCCAAATGGGCCCAACTTTAGTGCAGGTGAACCAGCAAACACAGATGTTCAGTTCAT GAATAACTTGCAAACAGAAGATGTGTCTGGGAACTTGAGTGTTTGGTTAAAAGAGAGATGGAATCCTGGAGAG ATTCCAGAAGAGGCACCTCCAGATGCATTTGTCTAG
- the LOC109019174 gene encoding zinc finger CCCH domain-containing protein 16 isoform X2 yields MSFKKEPCRNFQRGHCRFGEACRYLHVTQQQPKSNVFGFGTQTGLSQQKKSNPLGFGTQTGSHQQQKSNPFGFGVQSSSHPKAGTDFVSKQNQSKLFQNTWTRSTSTPTGVAPQKSDNETQAANHKCTDPEACRRQIVEDFESERPLWKLTCYGHSKNAPCDIVGDISYEELRAAAYDDAKRGLDFQSIVERERNLLSSKLVEFDNLLRKPYAVLPGRSSSQTPFSGARPNSFPLTAQNSPPPLVSSFNQLGASQNLGLGISQASNTFGTNNMPHRSEGAFNGQIPAQTRGSSFTSNIAGFNNGDDINAGSISPAAPAQISNSSSNHSPVVPNGPNFSAGEPANTDVQFMNNLQTEDVSGNLSVWLKERWNPGEIPEEAPPDAFV; encoded by the exons ATGTCGTTTAAGAAAGAACCCTGCAGAAACTTTCAGCGTGGTCA tTGTCGATTTGGCGAAGCGTGTAGATATCTTCATGTGACTCAGCAACAGCCGAAATCTAATGTCTTTGGATTTGGGACCCAAACTGGTTTAAGTCAACAGAAAAAGTCAAATCCTTTAGGATTTGGGACTCAAACGGGCTCTCACCAACAGCAGAAGTCCAATCCTTTTGGCTTTGGTGTTCAGAGCAGTTCTCACCCAAAAGCGGGTACAGattttgtatccaaacagaATCAATCCAAG CTTTTTCAAAATACATGGACTCGTTCCACCTCCACACCTACTGGTGTTGCCCCACAGAAATCTGATAATGAGACTCAAGCAGCAAATCATAA GTGCACTGACCCTGAGGCTTGCAGACGCCAAATTGTAGAAGATTTTGAGTCTGAAAGACCACTTTGGAAGCTAACATGCTATGGTCATTCGAAAAA TGCACCTTGTGACATTGTTGGTGATATTAGCTATGAAGAATTGCGGGCAGCAGCATACGATGATGCTAAGCGTGGGTTGGATTTTCAGTCAATA gttgagagagagaggaacttACTCAGTTCCAAGTTAGTCGAGTTTGATAACCTCCTCCGTAAGCCATATGCAGTTCTACCAGGCCGTTCTTCTAGCCAAACCCCTTTTTCTGGTGCCAGACCCAATTCGTTTCCACTGACTGCTCAAAATAGTCCCCCTCCTTTGGTCTCGAGCTTTAATCAACTAGGTGCATCACAAAATTTGGGTCTCGGAATTAG CCAGGCATCAAATACATTTGGAACAAACAATATGCCACATAGAAGTGAAG GTGCATTTAATGGCCAAATTCCTGCCCAGACACGTGGAAGTTCCTTTACATCTAATATAGCAGGCTTCAACAACGGTGATGACATAAATGCTGGAAGTATATCTCCAGCAGCACCTgctcaaatttcaaattcaagcAGTAACCACTCACCTGTCGTTCCAAATGGGCCCAACTTTAGTGCAGGTGAACCAGCAAACACAGATGTTCAGTTCAT GAATAACTTGCAAACAGAAGATGTGTCTGGGAACTTGAGTGTTTGGTTAAAAGAGAGATGGAATCCTGGAGAG ATTCCAGAAGAGGCACCTCCAGATGCATTTGTCTAG